A window of Puntigrus tetrazona isolate hp1 chromosome 11, ASM1883169v1, whole genome shotgun sequence contains these coding sequences:
- the LOC122354546 gene encoding neuroblast differentiation-associated protein AHNAK-like isoform X1, with protein MALRRSYSDSLLLEDDNVSVEGLEYTDLHFHEDDEIVGASHQFALKRNEPKKNEAVDILMLIDNDKEISKHGLKSSKSLESLDIKAPNEVWKDSYDRLFNAKVKKYMKGNKTLKENRHGVHNGPVTIQTLDRKSGQVNVSALLENADRMRLTSYETEFGDQAGPFKQGHYDAKDFTGEYDSEMLVQGSDLLRSAKLKTSISKDVPSHHFTKNLTTVDREINKSGGTYTDPKIDVGINAPDSNLTLSNTQGSPVMHLTKGHFKGPKAVLNSSDMDMDVPSGNVKKPKFKLPKFSLSGNKNTDISYDGSIKGSNLAYPEVTAGLNGSDLQIDGPKADFRGLKADRPDIDSPDITALDMDVDIPEGTFKGPNFKKPNLDLNAPNHKHDINVPSGNLKLSKIGFSGSKPDGPDIKFKSPDLNLKSPKIKGGIDTPDIDLNLPQTDLKSMNLDIKSPEIDVNGPSGKLNVPKLKMPGFGLSGLKEPYMNMDADIDKPDLNLSASTPRLNAGINSPDIDIHGPNLKGQKIDLAHPDLDMPSGKMKRPTFKMPDFGLSGPKMKRPDYDLTTPDMDLSVPKLKADFNSPNITAPDVNVDYPKGKIQGPNLKTPNINMNSPDLDINTPSGKLKMPKFDISGKKAEGPNLKIRSPDLNLKSPKIKGGIDTPDMDLPQADLKGPNLDINSPDIDVHGPSGKFNMPKLKMPSFGLPGLKGPHMNMDANINQPDLNLSASTPKINAGLNSPDIDVHGPNVDFKGPKTDLTFPDMNIPSGKIKGPTFKKPDFGLSGPKIKTPEYDLKTPEMDLSAPKFKADFDSPDITNPDFNVDIAKGKIKGPNFKKPHLDVNAPDLDVNAPSGKLKLPKFGISGSKPKVKSPDLNLKSPKFKGGIDTPDMDLNLPQTDLKGPNLDIKSPDIDAHGPSGKLSMPKLKLPSFGLSGLKGPHAKIDADIDKPNLNLNATTPKLNAGINGPDFDIHGPDTNFSGPKTDLALPDIDMPSGKMKMPTFKMPDFGLSAPKVKTPEYDLKTPEMDLSAPKFKADFDSPDLNIVSHKPGITAPDMNVNFPKGKIKGPNFKKPDLDINAPDLKGNINSPSAKLKLPKFGFSSSKPKGPDLKIKSPKLNLSNPKMKGGISSPDMDLTLPKTDLKSPNVDIKSPDIDLNGPSGKFNMPKMPSFGLSGLKGPHMNMDADIDHPGLNLSTSTPKLNAGINSPDFDIHGPDVDLKGPKTDLKLPDMDMPSGKMKMPTFKMPDFGLSGPKIKTPDYDLKTPEMDLSAPKFKADFDSPDLTAPDMNVNFPKGKLKGPNFKKPNLDINAPDLDIGAPSNKFKFPKFGFSGSKPKGPDIKVKSPDLNLKSPKIKGGIDVPDMDLNLPSSDLKGPNLDINSPDIDVNGPSGKLNMPKLKVPSFGLSGLKGPHLNMDADIDKPDLNLSASTPKLRAGLNSPDIDAHGPNVDLTIPDTDKTSGKIKMPTLKMPKFGVSGPKLKTPDYDLKTPNMDLSAPKFKADFDSPDLNLKSPKIKGGIDTPDMDLTLPQTDLKGLNLDAKTPDIDINGPSGKLNMPKLKMPSFGLSGLKGPSMNMDADIDQPNLNLSASTPRLHAGINSPDIDVHGPNVDLKGPGTDLTLSDIDKPSGKMKMPNLKMPKFGVSGPKVKTPDYDLNTPEMDLSAPKFKADFDSPDINIKGHKPDITGPDKNVDFPKGKFKVPDIKAPNIDMNAPDLDLKAPSGKLKLPKFGFSGSKPKGPDLKIKSPKMNITSPQIKGGINTPDMDLTLPQTDLKGPNLDFKSPDIDVNGPSGKFDMPKVKMPSFGLSGLKGPHMNVDADIDHPDLNLSTSTPKLNAGINSPNIDVHGPNIDLKGPRTDLTLPDFDKPSGKIKMPNLKMPKFGVSGPKIKTPDYDLKTPEMDLSAPKFKADFDSPNLNLKSPKISGGIDTPDMDLTLPQADLKGPNLDINSPDIDVHGPSGKFNMPKLKMPNFGLSGLKGPHMNVDADIDQPNLNLSGSTPKLNAGLNSPDIDVRGPNVDLKGPGTNLTLPDIDKPSGKMKMPTLKMPKFGVSGPKVKTPDYDLKTPQMDLSAPKFKADFDSPDLNIKGHKPDITGPDMDLDMNAPSLKINAPSGKLKKPKFGLSGSKPKGPDLKIKYPKLNFKNPKMKGGIDAPDMDLPQTDLKGPNLDIKSPDVDINGPSGKLNMPKLKMPSFGLSGMKEPHMNVDANINKPDLSLNASAPKLNAGLSRPDIDLNGPNADFKVPKTDLTLPDIDKPSGKMKMPTLKMPKFGISGQKTKTPDYDLKTPEMDLSAPKFKANFDSPDLKIKGHKPDITGPDMNLDFPKGKFLGPDLKTPDLDMNSPDFDINGPSGKFKMPKIGFSGSKSNVPDLKIKSPDLNLKSPKMKGGINTPDMDLTLPQTDLKGPNLDINTPDIDVNRPSGKLNMPKINTPNLNTGINDPDINIRGPNADFKGPKSNLVFPDMDMPSGKLKMPNLKMPDVGFPGPKLKTSGYDLNNPKMDVSAPKFKADFDSQDLSIRGHKPDITTPDLNVDFPKGKIKEPNFKKPNLDLNTPDFDIDAPSSKFKLPKLGFSDSKPEIPDLKVKSPKLNFKSPKIKGGVETPDMDLTLPRSDLKGPNLDIKSPDIGFNGPSGKMNMPKLKMPNIGLSGVKGPHMNMDTDIDQPDLNLSASVPKLNAGIIRPDIDIHGPNVDLKGPRTDLTLPDMDMRSSQNKMPAFKMPDIGFSAPKVNTPDYDLKTPKMDLSAPKIRTEFDSPDFSIRGYKPDITASDMNVDFHKGKIKGPNIKKPNVDVNAPDFDIDAPSRKMKLSGNMPQGTNLKFSSPKMNLKTPHIQGGIDSPDFHGLGSDVDFGTYTQMHANSFAVPRSKTMATKTYGLDAPSRDVRIQTHQKYSAPEFNMQDPNYDLNRDMKVSGKAQRPTMQKHVSGQSRISGLGPTSSDVYYNDMSGPLMSGHRKTKASNFDIDGNWNNTSLPKLQVSRNRENAAVRNPNMGMNTMQRSGDNAGGYRKMGPTRYYTTDDICYTYKGIPRKDGWGNGQIDHNRRQTMRHLQIHAMDLEVPDSTLKGSKFNVLKLI; from the exons ATG GCCCTTCGAAGAAGCTATTCTGACAGCTTGCTACTAGAAGATGACAATGTGTCTGTAGAGGGTTTGGAATACACAGACCTGCACTTTCATGAAG ATGACGAAATTGTGGGTGCAAGTCATCAGTTTGCACTAAAGAGGAATGAACCAAAGAAGAATGAAGCTGTGGACATTTTAATGTTGATTGATAATGACAAAGAGATATCGAAACATGGTTTGAAATCCAGCAAGAGCTTGGAAAGCCTGGATATCAAAGCTCCAAATGAG GTGTGGAAGGATTCATATGACAGGCTCTTCAATGCTAAAGTCAAGAAATACATGAAAGGAAATAAAACTCTTAAGGAAAACAGACATGGCGTACACAATGGGCCAGTGACAATCCAGACACTTGACCGCAAAAGCGGGCAAGTAAATGTTTCTGCTTTACTTGAGAATGCAGATCGAATGCGTCTTACTTCATATGAAACAGAGTTTGGCGATCAAGCAGGGCCATTCAAGCAGGGCCATTATGATGCCAAGGATTTTACGGGTGAATATGACTCCGAAATGTTAGTACAGGGATCTGACCTGCTGAGATCAGCAAAGCTCAAAACCAGTATTTCAAAAGATGTTCCATCGCATCATTTCACAAAGAACTTGACCACTGTTGATAGGGAAATCAACAAAAGTGGAGGAACATATACAGATCCAAAAATAGATGTTGGTATTAATGCACCAGATTCAAATCTTACACTGTCAAATACTCAAGGATCTCCTGTGATGCACCTCACAAAAGGACATTTCAAAGGCCCAAAAGCAGTGCTTAATTCTTCTGATATGGATATGGATGTACCATCGGGTAATGTCAAGAAGCCAAAATTTAAACTGCCAAAGTTTAGCCTCTCTGGAAACAAGAATACAGACATCAGTTATGATGGAAGTATTAAGGGGTCAAATCTGGCATATCCTGAAGTAACTGCAGGTCTTAATGGCTCAGATTTACAAATTGATGGACCAAAGGCTGATTTCAGAGGTTTAAAAGCAGACCGTCCAGACATTGATTCACCAGATATCACAGCACTTGACATGGATGTTGATATTCCTGAAGGTACATTTAAAGGACCAAATTTCAAGAAACCTAATCTTGACTTAAATGCCCCTAATCATAAACATGACATAAATGTTCCTTCTGGTAATCTTAAACTGTCAAAAATTGGCTTCTCTGGTAGCAAGCCAGACGGACCTGATATTAAATTCAAATCTCCAGACCTGAATCTCAAAAGCCCCAAAATTAAGGGAGGAATCGATACCCCAGACATAGATCTGAATCTGCCTCAAACTGATTTGAAAAGCATGAACCTAGATATAAAATCACCTGAGATTGATGTTAATGGCCCATCAGGTAAATTGAATGTGCCAAAGCTAAAGATGCCCGGTTTTGGCCTGTCAGGTTTGAAGGAGCCATATATGAACATGGATGCTGACATTGATAAGCCAGACCTCAATCTGAGTGCATCAACTCCCAGACTAAATGCAGGGATAAACAGTCCTGATATTGACATTCACGGACCTAATCTCAAAGGTCAAAAAATCGATCTTGCGCATCCAGACTTGGACATGCCATCTGGAAAAATGAAAAGGCCAACTTTCAAGATGCCCGATTTTGGTCTCTCAGGACCTAAAATGAAAAGGCCCGACTATGATCTGACGACTCCAGACATGGATCTTTCAGTCCCAAAGTTAAAGGCAGATTTTAATTCACCAAATATCACAGCACCTGATGTGAATGTTGATTACCCTAAAGGGAAAATTCAAGGACCAAATTTGAAGACACCCAATATCAACATGAATTCACCTGACCTTGACATAAATACTCCTTCTGGTAAACTGAAGATGCCAAAATTTGACATCTCTGGTAAAAAAGCAGAAGGACCAAATCTTAAAATCAGATCTCCAGACCTGAATCTCAAAAGCCCCAAAATAAAGGGAGGAATCGATACCCCAGACATGGATCTGCCTCAAGCTGATTTAAAAGGCCCAAACCTGGATATAAACTCACCTGATATTGATGTCCATGGTCCCTCAGGTAAATTTAATATGCCAAAGCTAAAGATGCCCAGTTTTGGCCTGCCAGGTTTGAAAGGGCCACATATGAACATGGATGCTAATATTAATCAGCCCGATCTTAATTTGAGTGCATCAACTCCCAAAATAAATGCAGGGTTAAACAGTCCTGATATTGACGTACATGGACCTAATGTTGATTTCAAAGGTCCAAAAACAGATCTTACATTTCCTGACATGAACATCCCATCCGGTAAAATAAAAGGTCCCACTTTCAAGAAGCCTGACTTTGGTCTCTCAGGACCCAAAATAAAGACTCCTGAATATGATCTAAAAACCCCTGAAATGGATCTGTCAGCTCCAAAGTTTAAGGCAGACTTTGATTCGCCAGATATCACAAACCCAGACTTCAATGTTGATATCGCTAAAGGGAAAATTAAGGGACCAAATTTCAAGAAACCCCATCTTGATGTGAATGCACCTGACCTTGATGTAAATGCCCCTTCAGGTAAACTGAAGCTGCCCAAGTTTGGTATCTCTGGTAGTAAGCCAAAAGTTAAATCACCAGACCTAAATCTCAAAAGCCCCAAATTTAAGGGAGGAATCGATACTCCAGACATGGATCTGAATCTCCCTCAAACTGATTTGAAAGGCCCGAACCTAGATATTAAATCACCTGATATTGATGCTCATGGCCCTTCAGGTAAATTGAGTATGCCAAAGCTAAAATTGCCCAGTTTTGGCCTGTCAGGCTTGAAAGGGCCACATGCGAAGATTGATGCTGACATTGATAAGCCCAACCTTAATCTGAATGCAACAACTCCCAAACTTAATGCTGGGATAAATGGTCCAGATTTTGATATTCATGGACCTGATACTAATTTTAGTGGTCCAAAAACAGATCTCGCACTTCCAGACATAGACATGCCAtctggaaaaatgaaaatgcctACTTTCAAGATGCCTGATTTTGGTCTCTCAGCACCAAAAGTAAAGACACCTGAATATGATCTGAAGACTCCTGAAATGGATCTGTCAGCTCCAAAGTTTAAGGCAGACTTCGATTCCCCAGATCTCAACATTGTAAGCCATAAGCCAGGGATCACAGCACCTGACATGAATGTTAATTTCCCAAAAGGAAAAATTAAAGGACCAAATTTCAAAAAACCTGACCTTGACATAAATGCACCTGATCTGAAGGGAAACATAAATTCCCCTTCAGCTAAGCTGAAGCTGCCAAAATTTGGCTTCTCAAGTAGCAAGCCAAAAGGACCTGATCTTAAAATCAAATCTCCAAAGCTGAATCTCTctaacccaaaaatgaaggGAGGAATCAGTTCCCCAGACATGGATCTGACTCTGcctaaaacagatttaaaaagccCAAATGTAGATATCAAATCACCTGATATAGATTTGAATGGTCCTTCAGGCAAATTTAATATGCCAAAGATGCCCAGTTTTGGCTTGTCAGGTTTGAAAGGACCACACATGAATATGGATGCTGATATTGATCACCCCGGCCTCAATCTGAGCACATCAACTCCCAAACTAAATGCAGGGATAAATAGTCCTGATTTTGACATCCATGGACCTGATGTTGACCTCAAAGGCCCGAAAACAGATCTTAAACTTCCAGACATGGACATGCCAtctggaaaaatgaaaatgccaaCTTTCAAGATGCCTGATTTTGGTCTCTCTGGACCCAAAATAAAGACACCTGACTATGATCTAAAGACCCCGGAAATGGATCTTTCAGCTCCAAAGTTTAAGGCAGACTTTGATTCACCAGATCTAACGGCACCGGACATGAATGTAAATTTCCCTAAAGGTAAACTTAAAGGACCTAATTTCAAGAAACCCAATCTTGATATAAATGCACCTGACCTTGACATTGGTGCCCcttcaaacaaatttaaatttccAAAATTTGGCTTTTCTGGTAGTAAGCCAAAAGGCCCAGATATTAAAGTCAAATCTCCAGACCTGAATCTCAAAAGCCCCAAAATAAAGGGAGGAATCGATGTCCCAGACATGGATCTGAATCTGCCCTCATCAGATTTAAAAGGCCCGAACCTAGATATCAATTCACCTGATATTGATGTTAATGGTCCCTCAGGTAAATTGAACATGCCAAAGCTAAAGGTGCCTAGTTTTGGCCTGTCAGGTTTAAAAGGGCCACATTTGAACATGGATGCTGATATTGATAAACCAGACCTCAATCTGAGTGCATCAACTCCCAAACTACGTGCAGGGTTAAATAGTCCTGATATTGATGCTCATGGACCGAATGTGGACCTTACTATTCCAGACACTGATAAAActtctggaaaaataaaaatgcccaCTTTAAAGATGCCCAAGTTTGGTGTCTCAGGACCAAAATTAAAGACGCCTGACTATGATTTGAAGACCCCGAACATGGATCTGTCAGCTCCAAAGTTTAAGGCAGACTTTGATTCTCCAGACCTGAATCTCAAAAGCCCCAAAATAAAGGGAGGAATTGATACCCCAGATATGGATCTGACTCTACCTCAAACTGATTTGAAAGGCCTAAACCTAGATGCCAAAACACCTGATATTGATATTAATGGACCTTCAGGTAAATTGAATATGCCAAAGCTAAAGATGCCCAGTTTTGGCCTGTCAGGTTTGAAAGGGCCAAGTATGAATATGGATGCTGACATTGATCAGCCCAACCTTAATTTGAGCGCATCAACACCCAGACTACATGCAGGGATAAACAGTCCTGATATTGATGTACATGGACCTAATGTTGATCTCAAAGGTCCAGGAACAGATCTTACTTTATCAGATATTGACAAGCCTTCTGGAAAAATGAAGATGCCCAATTTAAAGATGCCTAAGTTTGGTGTCTCAGGACCAAAAGTAAAGACGCCTGACTATGATCTAAATACCCCTGAAATGGATTTGTCAGCTCCAAAGTTTAAGGCAGACTTTGATTCCCCAGACATCAACATTAAAGGTCATAAGCCAGATATCACAGGTCCAGACAAGAATGTTGATTTCCCTAAAGGTAAATTTAAAGTACCAGACATAAAGGCACCCAATATTGACATGAATGCACCTGACCTCGACCTCAAAGCACCTTCAGGTAAATTAAAGCTGCCAAAATTTGGTTTTTCAGGTAGTAAGCCAAAGGGCCCAGATCTCAAAATCAAATCTCCAAAGATGAATATCACAAGCCCCCAAATAAAGGGAGGAATCAATACTCCAGACATGGATCTGACTCTGCCTCAAACTGATTTAAAAGGCCCAAATCTAGATTTCAAATCACCTGATATTGATGTTAATGGCCCTTCAGGTAAATTTGATATGCCAAAGGTAAAGATGCCCAGTTTTGGCCTGTCAGGTTTGAAAGGACCACATATGAATGTGGATGCTGATATTGATCACCCCGACCTCAATTTGAGCACATCAACTCCCAAACTAAATGCAGGGATAAATAGTCCTAATATTGATGTACATGGACCTAATATCGATCTTAAAGGTCCAAGAACAGATCTAACTCTTCCAGATTTTGACAAGCCTTCTGGAAAAATAAAGATGCCAAATTTAAAGATGCCTAAGTTTGGTGTCTcaggaccaaaaataaaaacgccTGACTATGATTTGAAGACCCCTGAAATGGATCTGTCAGCCCCAAAGTTTAAGGCAGACTTTGATTCTCCAAACCTGAATCTTAAAAGCCCCAAAATATCGGGAGGAATTGATACCCCAGATATGGATCTGACTCTGCCTCAAGCTGATTTAAAAGGCCCGAACCTAGATATCAACTCACCTGATATTGATGTCCATGGCCCTTCAGGTAAATTTAATATGCCAAAGCTAAAGATGCCAAATTTTGGCCTGTCAGGTTTGAAAGGACCACATATGAATGTGGATGCTGATATTGATCAGCCAAACCTTAATCTGAGCGGATCGACTCCCAAACTAAATGCAGGGTTAAATAGTCCTGATATTGATGTACGTGGACCAAATGTTGATCTCAAAGGTCCAGGAACAAACCTTACTTTACCAGATATTGACAAGCCTtctggaaaaatgaaaatgcctACTTTAAAAATGCCAAAGTTTGGTGTCTCGGGACCAAAAGTAAAGACACCTGATTATGATTTGAAAACCCCTCAAATGGATTTGTCAGCTCCAAAGTTTAAGGCAGACTTTGATTCCCCAGACCTGAATATTAAAGGTCATAAGCCAGATATAACAGGTCCAGACATGGATCTTGACATGAATGCGCCTAGCCTCAAAATCAATGCCCCTTCAGGCAAACTGAAGAAGCCAAAATTTGGGTTATCAGGTAGTAAGCCAAAAGGCCCAGATCTTAAAATCAAATatccaaagctgaattttaaaaacCCGAAAATGAAGGGAGGAATAGATGCCCCAGACATGGACTTGCCTCAAACTGATTTAAAAGGCCCAAACCTAGATATCAAATCACCAGATGTTGATATTAATGGCCCTTCAGGTAAACTGAATATGCCAAAGTTAAAGATGCCCAGTTTTGGCCTGTCAGGTATGAAAGAACCACATATGAATGTGGATGCTAACATTAATAAGCCTGACCTTAGTTTAAATGCATCAGCTCCTAAACTAAATGCAGGGTTAAGTCGTCCTGATATTGACTTAAATGGACCAAATGCTGATTTTAAAGTCCCCAAAACAGATCTTACTCTTCCAGACATTGACAAGCCTtctggaaaaatgaaaatgcccACTTTGAAAATGCCCAAGTTTGGTATCTCTGGGCAAAAAACAAAGACACCTGACTATGATTTGAAAACCCCTGAAATGGATCTATCAGCTCCAAAGTTTAAAGCCAACTTTGATTCCCCAGACCTGAAGATTAAAGGTCATAAACCAGATATCACAGGTCCAGACATGAATCTTGATTTCCCAAAAGGTAAATTTTTAGGACCTGACTTAAAGACACCCGATCTTGACATGAATTCACCTGACTTTGATATAAATGGCCCTTCAGGTAAATTTAAGATGCCAAAAATTGGCTTCTCGGGTAGTAAGTCAAATGTTCCAGATCTTAAAATCAAATCTCCTGACCTGAATCTCAAAAGCCCCAAAATGAAGGGAGGAATCAATACCCCAGACATGGATCTGACTCTGCCTCAAACTGATTTGAAAGGCCCAAACCTAGATATAAATACACCTGATATTGATGTTAATAGGCCTTCAGGTAAATTGAATATGCCAAAGATAAATACGCCAAATTTAAATACAGGGATAAATGATCCTGATATTAACATCCGTGGTCCTAATGCTGATTTCAAGGGTCCAAAATCCAATCTTGTATTTCCAGACATGGACATGCCTTCTGGAAAACTAAAAATGCCCAACCTCAAGATGCCTGATGTTGGTTTCCCAGGACCGAAACTCAAAACATCAGGTTATGATCTGAATAACCCTAAAATGGATGTGTCAGCTCCAAAGTTTAAGGCAGACTTTGATTCACAAGATCTCAGCATCAGAGGTCATAAGCCAGACATCACAACCCCAGATTTGAATGTTGATTTTCCTAAAGGTAAAATTAAAGAACCAAATTTCAAGAAACCCAATCTTGATTTGAACACTCCAGACTTTGACATCGATGCACCTTCAAGTAAATTTAAACTGCCAAAGCTAGGCTTTTCAGACAGCAAGCCAGAAATACCTGATCTTAAAGTCAAATctccaaagctgaatttcaaaAGCCCCAAAATAAAGGGAGGAGTCGAAACCCCAGACATGGATCTGACTCTGCCTCGGTCTGATTTGAAAGGCCCAAACCTAGATATCAAATCACCTGATATAGGTTTTAATGGCCCTTCAGGTAAAATGAATATGCCAAAGTTAAAAATGCCCAATATTGGCCTGTCAGGTGTAAAAGGGCCACATATGAATATGGATACTGATATTGATCAGCCCGACCTTAATCTGAGTGCATCAGTTCCCAAATTAAATGCTGGGATTATTCGTCCTGATATTGACATTCACGGTCCTAATGTTGATCTGAAAGGTCCAAGAACAGACCTTACACTTCCGGACATGGACATGCGATCTAGTCAAAACAAAATGCCGGCTTTTAAGATGCCTGATATTGGCTTCTCAGCACCCAAAGTAAACACACCTGACTATGATCTAAAAACACCTAAAATGGACCTCTCAGCTCCGAAGATTAGAACAGAATTTGATTCCCCAGACTTCAGTATCAGAGGTTATAAGCCAGATATCACAGCCTCAGATATGAATGTTGATTTCcataaaggcaaaataaaaggACCAAATATCAAGAAACCCAATGTTGATGTCAACGCACCAGACTTTGACATTGATGCACCCTCTAGGAAGATGAAACTCTCAGGAAACATGCCACAAGGAACAAATCTTAAATTCAGTTCTCCAAAGATGAATCTTAAAACCCCTCATATTCAAGGAGGAATTGATAGCCCTGATTTTCATGGCCTGGGGTCTGATGTTGATTTTGGTACCTATACACAAATGCATGCTAACAGCTTTGCAGTCCCAAGAAGTAAAACAATGGCAACCAAAACGTATGGGCTTGATGCTCCCTCAAGAGACGTCAGAATACAGACTCATCAGAAATATAGTGCCCCAGAATTTAACATGCAGGACCCCAATTATGACTTGAACAGAGACATGAAAGTTTCAGGAAAAGCTCAGAGGCctacaatgcaaaaacatgtcTCTGGTCAGAGCAGAATCTCTGGATTGGGCCCAACATCTTCAGATGTTTACTACAATGATATGTCTGGGCCACTCATGTCAGGACATCGTAAAACAAAAGCAAGTAATTTTGATATTGATGGCAACTGGAACAATACATCATTGCCTAAACTTCAAGTTTCAAGAAATAGAGAAAATGCAGCTGTGAGGAATCCAAATATGGGAATGAATACCATGCAAAGATCAGGTGATAATGCTGGTGGTTATAGGAAGATGGGTCCTACACGTTATTACACTACTGATGATATATGCTACACTTACAAAGGGATCCCTAGAAAAGATGGATGGGGCAACGGGCAAATAGATCATAATCGCAGACAGACAATGAGACACCTGCAAATACATGCAATGGATCTGGAGGTTCCAGATAGCACTTTGAAAGGGTCAAAATTTAATGTTCTTAAACTAATATAG
- the wipf2a gene encoding WAS/WASL-interacting protein family member 2, protein MPIPPPPPPPGPPPPPTFSQANTTPPKLNRDEAKGRGALLSDICKGTKLKKTTGVSDRSAPVLEKAGGRGGSGGGGGGGGGGGGGGGGGGFGGGSGPKAMGGLFSGGVPKLRPVGDSSVGRSALRPPGSRPAVPRASSHSEPDSSGRGDGGRSSPPEQPRNHRPSVPDISKSSKPTSSAPPPPPPFNRGGNRGPSSAQQGSGAHSREKPLPPPPASKGPPPPPSSARDGHPRHPPLSSRSSSSSSTSSNAPPPPPPYRQPTTAANGDPAPELPQRRNSLNKRSHGNANVRSQAPPPPSAQLNRRPPPPSRDPVVRSSAPQVPPPTNRNGVRETPPPPPPYRGGPQTSSEPHSRGKPPPLSSAGRQHSGHAPPPPPPLRNGHTSSASRSFVDDFESKYDFHPIEDLPPPEEYRPFPKIYPSQSNKGLVRGAPPLPPVGGK, encoded by the exons ATGCCTATTCCTCCACCTCCCCCTCCGCCTGGACCTCCACCACCCCCCACCTTTAGCCAG GCAAACACCACACCTCCAAAATTAAATCGAGATGAAGCTAAAGGAAGAGGAGCTCTGCTGTCAGACATCTGCAAAGGCACCAAGCTGAAGAAGACCACTGGGGTCAGTGACAGAAGTGCACCTGTCCTTGAAA aggCTGGAGGTCGAGGTGGCagtggaggaggtggaggtggaggtggaggtggaggtggaggtggaggtggaggtggatTTGGAGGTGGTTCTGGGCCAAAGGCCATGGGAGGACTGTTCAGTGGAGGAGTGCCTAAACTACGACCAGTCGGAG ACAGCTCTGTAGGACGGTCAGCGCTGAGGCCGCCCGGCTCTCGCCCGGCAGTCCCTCGTGCCTCGAGTCATTCTGAACCGGACAGCTCCGGTCGTGGTGATGGAGGCCGCTCCTCTCCTCCAGAACAGCCACGAAATCATCGTCCCTCCGTGCCGGACATCTCCAAATCCTCAAAACCCACCAGCTCCGCTCCTCCTCCGCCTCCTCCGTTCAATCGCGGTGGCAACCGCGGGCCTTCCTCCGCCCAACAGGGTTCTGGGGCACACAGTCGTGAGAAACCCCTTCCACCACCGCCTGCAAGCAAGGGTCCTCCACCGCCGCCATCTTCAGCTCGGGATGGGCATCCTAGACACCCTCCTCTTTCATCTcgctcctcttcatcctcctccacTTCCTCAAAcgctcctccacctcctcctccttaTCGCCAGCCGACCACTGCTGCAAACGGTGACCCGGCCCCCGAGTTGCCACAGAGACGAAACTCGTTGAACAAGAGAAGCCATGGCAATGCCAACGTCCGTAGCCAAGCTCCTCCTCCACCATCTGCCCAGCTAAACAGACGACCCCCGCCACCATCACGAGATCCAGTGGTGCGAAGCTCAG CTCCTCAGGTTCCTCCTCCTACGAATCGTAACGGGGTTCGGGAAACACCACCCCCTCCACCTCCTTATCGTGGCGGGCCACAGACGTCTTCTGAACCCCACAGTCGAGGGAAGCCTCCTCCTCTGTCCTCTGCTGGACGTCAGCATTCAGGACAtgcacctcctcctcctccacctctcCGCAATGGACATACGTCATCTGCCTCCAGGTCTTTTGTTG ATGATTTTGAGTCCAAGTACGACTTCCACCCTATAGAGGACCTTCCTCCGCCTGAAGAATACAGACCCTTCCCGAAGATCTACCCCAGCCAAAGCAACAAGG GTTTAGTGAGAGGTGCTCCTCCACTGCCTCCTGTTGGAGGGAAGTGA